Proteins encoded in a region of the Perognathus longimembris pacificus isolate PPM17 chromosome 11, ASM2315922v1, whole genome shotgun sequence genome:
- the Fam72a gene encoding protein FAM72A: MSTSSCSFKNRCVSILCCKFCKQVLSSRGMKAVLLADTDIDLFSTDIPPTNAVDFIGRCYFTEICKCKLKNIACLKCGNIVGYHVIAPCSPCLLSCNNGHFWMFHSQAVYGINRLDSTGINSLLWGNLPETEENTDEDVLDISAEECIR; encoded by the exons ATGTCTACCAGCAGTTGTAGTTTCAAGAACCGATGCGTGTCCATCCTGTGTTGCAAATTCTGTAAGCAGGTGCTCAGCTCTCGGGGGATGAAGGCTGTTTTGCTGGCTGATACTGACATAGACCTTTTCTCTACAGACATCCCTCCTACCAA TGCAGTGGACTTCATTGGAAGATGCTATTTCACAGAAATCTGCAAATGTAAACTGAAGAACATAGCCTGTTTAAAATG TGGGAACATTGTAGGTTACCACGTGATTGCTCCATGTAGTCCTTGCCTTCTTTCCTGCAACAATGGACACTTCTGGATGTTCCACAGCCAAGCAGTTTATGGTATTAACAGATTAGACTCCACTG GTATAAACTCCCTACTTTGGGGTAATTTGCCAGAGACAGAAGAGAACACAGATGAAGATGTGTTAGATATTTCAGCAGAAGAATGTATTCGATGA